A genomic region of Capnocytophaga canimorsus contains the following coding sequences:
- a CDS encoding GDSL-type esterase/lipase family protein codes for MIRNTYIVLCLCCFFKAFSQQDSIYHRHKIWKSTIEQFEAEDKITPPQSGAILFVGSSSFTNWKNLDTYFPNKKIINRGFGGSELKDVIFYFDRIVTPYKPKQIVLYEGDNDIVFGQTAEEYFDDVKTFVRLVQLHLPGTPILLLSIKKSPARSHYTIEFDRANALMYQYAQTQKTVQFVDVTSVLFDTKGEMRKDCFLSDNLHINEKGYQLWADLIRGFLLE; via the coding sequence ATGATTCGAAATACATACATTGTTCTATGCTTATGTTGCTTTTTTAAAGCATTTTCACAACAAGATTCTATATATCATCGTCATAAAATATGGAAATCGACTATTGAGCAATTTGAGGCGGAAGATAAAATCACCCCTCCTCAGTCTGGAGCTATTTTGTTCGTAGGAAGTTCTTCTTTTACCAATTGGAAGAATTTGGACACTTATTTTCCGAATAAGAAAATCATAAACAGAGGTTTTGGAGGCTCGGAGCTCAAAGATGTTATCTTTTATTTCGATAGAATTGTAACTCCGTATAAACCTAAGCAAATTGTTCTTTATGAGGGAGATAATGATATTGTTTTTGGACAAACAGCAGAAGAATATTTTGATGATGTAAAAACTTTTGTTCGTTTAGTACAATTGCATTTACCTGGCACGCCGATTTTATTACTTTCCATAAAAAAATCACCCGCTCGTAGCCACTATACAATAGAATTTGACCGAGCCAATGCCCTAATGTATCAATATGCACAAACACAAAAAACAGTACAGTTTGTGGATGTTACCTCTGTACTTTTTGACACGAAAGGAGAAATGCGTAAAGATTGTTTTTTATCCGACAACTTGCATATCAATGAGAAAGGATATCAGCTTTGGGCAGATTTGATTCGAGGTTTTCTGCTCGAATGA
- a CDS encoding alpha-1,3-galactosidase-related protein, with translation MKTYIMKLKNKIRGSFLVLILLVIGCQKSKVENQITVADVTQKSDTVKNFSPIIQKMIGLAKAKNDQSVTLLLNKQDYYFHPEGAFVEELYISNHDQDNPKKVAFFLENIENVTIDGGGSTLIFRGTMIPFVLKNCKNVTLKNFVIDSDEPHLRQLRIDQIDVAKNTCIAEIQPNGKYRIEDGKLVIFGEDYQKIPNVAMAFSEDKRLAYNRPDVAFNPLKVTELKSNILKIEGWEQISKTTQGERFALRTYARPTPGIVIDHCKNTVVEQVKVHYANGMGLLAQLSENIHLNGFSVCLRDDKDPRYFTTQADATHFSGCKGIIRSENGLYEGMADDAINVHGTYLKVFERVNNQTLKAKYMHHQAWGFLWGKVGDTIQFVSSETMEIIGKTNTIKSIKAIDKPSEFGAKEFEIEFDADLHEDIKIENSVGIENLTWTPEVIFKNNIVRNNRARGALFSTPKKVICEENTFDHTHGTAILLCGDCNGWFETGACREVIIRKNKFINALTANYQFTNAVISIYPEIPQLAKQKQFFHSGITIEDNVFETFDKPILYAKSTENILFKNNKIIYNNDFKPFHWNQYPFFLERAKGVTLQQNDFGRPLTVEDIKVNLMPETEVKIQN, from the coding sequence ATGAAAACTTATATTATGAAGTTAAAAAACAAAATTAGAGGTTCTTTTTTAGTACTTATTCTATTGGTAATAGGTTGTCAAAAAAGCAAAGTAGAGAATCAAATTACAGTGGCTGATGTTACTCAAAAATCGGACACGGTTAAAAATTTTTCTCCTATTATTCAGAAAATGATTGGTCTAGCAAAAGCTAAAAATGACCAATCGGTAACTTTGCTTTTAAACAAACAAGACTATTATTTTCATCCAGAAGGAGCTTTTGTTGAAGAATTATACATTTCCAATCACGACCAAGATAACCCAAAAAAAGTGGCGTTTTTCTTAGAAAATATCGAAAATGTAACCATTGATGGGGGAGGGAGCACCCTTATATTTAGGGGGACTATGATTCCGTTTGTTTTGAAGAATTGTAAAAATGTAACCCTTAAAAATTTTGTGATAGACTCTGATGAGCCACATTTACGTCAGTTACGTATTGATCAAATTGATGTAGCTAAAAATACTTGTATAGCTGAAATTCAGCCAAACGGGAAGTATCGCATTGAAGATGGAAAATTGGTTATTTTCGGAGAAGATTATCAAAAAATTCCGAATGTAGCAATGGCTTTTAGTGAAGATAAACGATTGGCATATAATCGTCCAGATGTGGCGTTTAATCCTTTAAAGGTTACTGAACTGAAAAGTAATATTTTAAAAATTGAAGGTTGGGAGCAAATAAGCAAAACTACCCAAGGTGAGCGTTTTGCTTTACGAACCTATGCTCGACCCACACCAGGTATCGTAATTGACCATTGTAAAAATACGGTTGTAGAGCAAGTTAAAGTGCACTATGCTAACGGAATGGGGCTTTTGGCTCAACTAAGTGAAAATATACATCTTAACGGATTTTCAGTTTGTTTACGTGATGATAAAGACCCTCGTTATTTTACCACACAAGCCGATGCTACCCATTTTTCGGGCTGTAAAGGAATTATCCGAAGTGAAAATGGATTGTATGAGGGTATGGCAGACGATGCCATCAATGTACACGGCACTTATTTAAAAGTGTTTGAACGTGTTAATAATCAAACATTAAAAGCAAAGTATATGCATCATCAAGCTTGGGGATTTCTTTGGGGTAAAGTAGGGGATACCATACAATTTGTTTCCTCTGAAACTATGGAAATTATTGGTAAAACCAATACTATAAAAAGCATTAAAGCAATTGATAAACCTTCCGAGTTTGGAGCCAAAGAATTTGAAATAGAATTTGATGCTGATTTACACGAAGATATTAAAATTGAAAATTCGGTTGGTATAGAAAATTTAACTTGGACTCCTGAGGTTATTTTCAAAAACAACATTGTTCGTAATAACCGAGCGCGTGGAGCGTTATTCAGTACGCCTAAAAAAGTAATTTGTGAAGAAAATACCTTTGATCATACTCATGGTACGGCAATTTTACTTTGTGGCGATTGTAATGGTTGGTTTGAAACTGGAGCTTGCCGAGAGGTGATTATCCGTAAAAATAAATTTATAAATGCCCTTACGGCTAATTATCAGTTCACTAATGCTGTAATTTCCATTTATCCTGAAATTCCTCAATTGGCAAAACAAAAACAGTTTTTTCATTCTGGAATAACTATTGAAGATAATGTTTTTGAAACGTTCGATAAACCCATTTTATATGCAAAATCTACTGAAAATATTTTATTTAAGAACAATAAAATTATCTATAATAATGATTTTAAACCTTTTCATTGGAATCAATATCCGTTCTTTCTTGAAAGGGCTAAAGGGGTAACTCTACAGCAGAATGATTTTGGAAGACCATTAACCGTTGAGGATATAAAAGTCAATTTAATGCCTGAAACAGAAGTGAAAATACAGAATTAG
- a CDS encoding alpha/beta hydrolase produces METQLPLEYIIKESTKKSKNTPVIFMLHGYGSNEQDLFSFANELSEQYTIISLRAPYKLSDFGYAWYAIDFDADKGKWSDNKQAIESRDLIVNFIEEACKTHKLDAKNVTLLGFSQGCILSLAVALSYPQKIKNVIGLSGYLNKDILKQDFEKQNFTGLNIYVSHGASDQIIPVEWARATAPELQRLHINFVYEEFPVGHGVSPQNFYSFRDWLKSKS; encoded by the coding sequence ATGGAAACACAATTGCCTTTGGAGTACATCATTAAAGAGTCAACCAAAAAAAGTAAAAATACACCCGTAATTTTTATGTTACACGGCTATGGAAGTAACGAACAGGATTTGTTTTCATTTGCTAATGAACTTTCTGAGCAATACACGATAATATCTCTTCGGGCTCCTTATAAACTATCCGATTTTGGATATGCTTGGTATGCTATTGATTTTGATGCTGATAAAGGAAAATGGAGCGATAATAAACAGGCAATCGAATCACGTGATTTGATAGTTAATTTTATTGAAGAAGCTTGTAAAACACATAAATTAGACGCCAAAAATGTAACCTTATTAGGTTTTAGTCAAGGATGTATCTTAAGTTTAGCTGTTGCACTTTCTTATCCACAGAAAATTAAAAATGTAATAGGATTGAGTGGTTACTTAAATAAAGATATTTTAAAACAAGACTTTGAAAAACAGAATTTTACCGGATTGAATATATATGTTTCTCACGGAGCTAGTGACCAAATCATTCCCGTGGAGTGGGCTCGGGCAACTGCTCCCGAATTGCAAAGATTACACATAAATTTTGTTTATGAAGAATTTCCAGTAGGACACGGGGTATCCCCTCAAAATTTTTATTCATTTCGAGATTGGCTCAAATCAAAATCTTGA
- a CDS encoding ion transporter translates to MKNVLKSKYDILRQQAYVIIYGTNTPLGRLFDIVLLLLIFVSVVMVMLETVKDVDVRYHGFLVFLEWVITIFFTLEYILRIISNKKPFQYIFSFYGIIDLIAILPMYLSFFIPGSKVLTVVRALRLLRVFRILDLVNFTNQANELKLALRMSRTKITVFIYFVLVICILLGSFMYVIENEESGFTSIPRSIYWCIVTLTTVGYGDIYPATPMGQVIASFVMILGYGIIAVPTGIVTAEYSRVKSKIKSGACQISNSTSTRKVCIHCNEKHHISAAKYCYQCGGMLTETLVEDDE, encoded by the coding sequence ATGAAAAATGTTTTAAAATCAAAATATGATATTTTAAGGCAACAAGCCTACGTAATTATTTACGGAACCAATACACCTTTGGGAAGGCTTTTTGATATTGTTTTACTCCTACTGATTTTCGTCAGTGTGGTTATGGTAATGCTTGAAACAGTAAAAGATGTAGATGTCAGATATCACGGTTTTTTAGTGTTTTTAGAGTGGGTAATTACCATTTTTTTTACCTTAGAATACATTCTTCGGATTATCTCCAATAAAAAACCTTTTCAATACATATTTAGTTTTTACGGAATTATCGATTTGATTGCCATATTACCAATGTATTTATCTTTCTTCATTCCTGGTTCAAAGGTACTTACGGTGGTTAGAGCTTTGCGTTTATTGCGAGTATTCCGTATTTTAGATTTGGTGAATTTTACTAATCAAGCCAATGAACTTAAACTAGCTTTAAGGATGAGTCGAACTAAAATTACTGTATTTATCTATTTTGTTTTGGTAATTTGTATTTTGTTGGGCTCTTTTATGTATGTTATTGAAAATGAAGAAAGTGGTTTTACCAGTATCCCTCGAAGTATCTATTGGTGTATTGTAACTTTAACTACGGTAGGTTATGGCGATATTTATCCAGCAACTCCTATGGGACAGGTAATTGCTTCATTTGTAATGATTTTGGGTTACGGAATTATTGCTGTACCTACAGGAATTGTAACGGCAGAGTATTCCCGAGTGAAGTCTAAAATAAAATCTGGAGCGTGTCAGATTTCAAACTCTACATCTACTCGAAAAGTTTGCATTCATTGTAATGAAAAGCATCACATATCTGCAGCGAAATATTGTTATCAATGTGGCGGAATGCTTACTGAAACACTTGTAGAAGACGATGAGTAA
- the miaA gene encoding tRNA (adenosine(37)-N6)-dimethylallyltransferase MiaA yields MSKNLEKKLISIVGPTAIGKTRMAIALANYFQTEIISCDSRQFFKEMNIGTAVPSEEELQAARHHFIQHKSIFKPYSVGDFEREVIALLSKLFKKYDVVIMVGGSGLYVDAVTNGLDDFPEVPSEVREMVKQNYANQGIEYLQNTLKERDPIQFLKMDTQNPQRMIRAIEVCLSSGQPYSSFLKKNETIRNFDTITIGLTADREVVYHRINQRVEQMLELGLLCEVQRLLPYKNLNALQTVGYKELFGFFEGKFSLDFAIAEMKKNTRRFAKRQYTWFQKNDKIHWIDYQSSAEEVVAIMENKLNR; encoded by the coding sequence ATGAGTAAAAATTTGGAGAAAAAGCTCATAAGCATCGTAGGACCTACCGCTATTGGTAAGACACGTATGGCTATTGCTTTAGCAAATTATTTTCAAACTGAAATCATTTCGTGTGATTCTCGTCAGTTTTTTAAAGAAATGAATATCGGTACGGCAGTACCTTCTGAAGAAGAGTTACAAGCAGCTCGACATCATTTTATTCAACACAAGAGTATTTTTAAGCCTTATTCGGTAGGAGATTTTGAGCGTGAGGTCATAGCTTTGCTCTCTAAACTTTTCAAAAAGTACGATGTAGTTATAATGGTAGGAGGTAGCGGACTTTATGTCGATGCCGTTACTAATGGCTTAGACGATTTCCCTGAGGTGCCCTCGGAAGTTCGGGAAATGGTAAAACAAAATTACGCTAATCAAGGCATTGAATATCTGCAAAATACATTAAAAGAGAGAGATCCAATTCAGTTTCTAAAAATGGATACACAAAATCCACAGCGTATGATACGCGCGATAGAGGTTTGTTTATCAAGTGGTCAGCCATATTCTTCTTTTCTAAAAAAAAATGAAACGATAAGAAATTTCGATACCATAACCATAGGGCTTACTGCCGATAGAGAGGTTGTTTACCATCGTATCAACCAACGTGTGGAACAAATGCTGGAACTGGGGTTACTATGCGAAGTACAACGTTTGCTTCCGTATAAGAACTTAAATGCTTTACAAACAGTAGGATATAAAGAATTATTTGGTTTTTTTGAAGGCAAATTTTCATTGGATTTTGCCATAGCGGAAATGAAAAAAAATACAAGACGTTTTGCTAAAAGACAATACACTTGGTTTCAAAAAAATGATAAAATACATTGGATTGATTATCAATCTTCTGCTGAAGAAGTTGTAGCAATAATGGAAAATAAATTAAATAGATAA